In Methanosphaera sp. ISO3-F5, a genomic segment contains:
- a CDS encoding ABC transporter ATP-binding protein, which translates to MSNIVSIRDLKKFYDNGETKALNGINLDIRDGEFVSIIGPSGSGKSTLLNMIGALDIPDSGRIIVDGIDLNNSKENLSKFRSEKIGFIFQLHNLIPNLSVIENVQIPLIGKHLRVNRKKKQRAEELLKSVGLEDKIHQNPTKMSGGQRQRVAIARALINEPSIIIADEPTGALDTKTSQVIMDLLKKLHEERNVTLIVVTHDPAVANQADRIITVRDGKVIDAHEANASENEYDNNEIEDNTVDFVDYVNEEEIVGTDIPKHILIKMDNKKMRVKIRALTSNQIRSARLEEDKGNGTFQENIVHMGAYSLNDNNLPMNIIQTRIPAGVIDKLSDRIIKYSLYGQ; encoded by the coding sequence ATGTCAAATATTGTTAGTATTAGGGATTTGAAGAAATTCTATGATAATGGTGAAACTAAAGCTTTGAATGGAATAAACCTTGATATACGTGATGGAGAATTTGTATCAATTATTGGACCTTCAGGAAGTGGTAAATCCACCCTCCTTAATATGATTGGAGCTTTAGATATACCAGATAGTGGCAGAATAATTGTAGATGGTATTGACCTCAACAATTCCAAAGAGAATTTATCCAAGTTTCGTTCAGAAAAGATTGGATTTATCTTTCAGTTACATAATTTAATTCCAAATTTAAGTGTTATCGAAAATGTTCAGATTCCATTAATTGGAAAACATCTCCGTGTAAATCGAAAGAAAAAACAAAGAGCTGAGGAATTATTAAAAAGTGTGGGTTTAGAGGATAAAATTCATCAAAATCCTACAAAAATGTCTGGTGGACAAAGACAACGTGTGGCCATTGCAAGAGCTTTAATTAATGAACCGTCCATCATTATTGCTGATGAACCTACCGGAGCTCTGGATACAAAAACTAGTCAGGTTATTATGGATTTGTTGAAAAAATTACATGAGGAACGTAACGTTACACTAATTGTAGTTACCCATGATCCTGCCGTGGCTAATCAAGCTGATAGGATAATTACTGTTCGTGATGGTAAAGTTATTGATGCTCATGAAGCAAATGCATCTGAAAATGAATATGATAATAATGAAATAGAAGACAATACAGTGGACTTTGTTGATTATGTTAACGAGGAAGAAATTGTTGGTACTGATATTCCCAAACATATTCTGATAAAAATGGATAATAAAAAGATGCGTGTGAAAATTAGGGCACTTACAAGTAATCAGATTAGAAGTGCTCGACTTGAAGAAGATAAAGGTAATGGAACTTTTCAGGAAAATATAGTGCATATGGGTGCATATAGTTTGAATGACAATAATTTACCTATGAATATTATTCAAACAAGAATACCTGCAGGTGTTATTGATAAACTATCTGATAGAATTATTAAGTATAGTTTATATGGTCAATAA
- a CDS encoding SDR family oxidoreductase, giving the protein MKFDLNEDKEVVVLLGAGDMGLAIIKRISAGKKILLADINEEKLETLQKELTYSGYDVETQVTNAIEEESIKQLAQKAASLGKVMYFIDTAGASPSQATPEHIINLDLIGTSYAIDEFGKVMAKGGAGLIISSMTGYMPSPLTREDENLLRTTETHKLKDLNCLKEEIITNSGIAYVVSKKANQLRVQYASATSWAERGARINSISPGIIVTPLAYDEFNTSGEGYQRMIDVCGAKRVGTSDEIAFASEFLLSNKAGFVTGIDLLIDGGTIAAINSGVMDIEIH; this is encoded by the coding sequence ATGAAATTTGACTTAAATGAAGATAAAGAAGTAGTAGTATTACTAGGTGCAGGAGACATGGGATTAGCCATAATAAAAAGAATCTCAGCAGGAAAAAAAATATTACTAGCCGATATCAATGAAGAAAAACTAGAAACACTACAAAAAGAACTAACATACTCAGGATATGATGTAGAAACACAAGTAACAAATGCAATAGAAGAAGAATCAATAAAACAATTAGCACAAAAAGCAGCATCATTAGGAAAAGTAATGTACTTCATAGATACAGCAGGAGCATCACCCTCCCAAGCAACACCAGAACACATAATAAACCTAGATCTTATAGGAACATCATATGCAATAGATGAATTCGGAAAAGTCATGGCAAAAGGAGGAGCAGGATTAATAATATCCTCAATGACAGGATACATGCCATCACCACTAACAAGAGAAGACGAAAACCTATTAAGAACTACAGAAACACACAAGTTAAAAGATTTAAACTGTCTAAAAGAAGAAATAATAACTAACTCTGGAATAGCATACGTAGTATCTAAAAAAGCAAACCAACTAAGAGTACAATATGCTTCTGCAACTTCATGGGCAGAACGAGGAGCAAGAATAAATTCAATAAGTCCCGGTATAATAGTAACACCATTAGCCTATGATGAATTTAACACTTCAGGCGAAGGATACCAAAGAATGATAGATGTATGTGGAGCAAAAAGAGTAGGAACATCTGATGAAATAGCATTTGCAAGTGAATTCTTATTAAGTAACAAAGCAGGATTTGTAACAGGAATCGACTTACTAATCGATGGAGGAACCATAGCTGCCATAAATAGTGGAGTAATGGACATAGAAATCCACTAA
- a CDS encoding tocopherol cyclase family protein: MNKSDITRNHYMLHGPLAKKGYDWWWHSLTAYNKETKEPKAFFIEYFVCNPALAEDKPTLGQDPQNKKSGKKPSYCMIKVGSWGENPKQIHNFYSMKDFHCPDNKLDVKVGNCTLTETHMEGSCEVTEKEAIDHPEYMCDAGSMSWNLDINKQITFNVGYGASKLFRKLNSFEMFWHAEGIKTEYSGTITLDGIEYEVIPEKSYGYADKNWGGDFTSPWLWISSCNITSLITGKKLENSAFEAGGGRPKAFGIEIPRKLLIGFYYEGKMYEYNFARFWNLVKIDFDFVEGDDVHTWTIHASNKDSYIDMVLYCKRDEMMLFNYEAPNGLKLHNRLWNGGTGYGEIKLYKKDGTLIDHVKMENAGCEYGEYDK, encoded by the coding sequence TTGAATAAAAGCGATATAACAAGAAATCATTATATGTTACATGGACCATTAGCAAAAAAAGGATATGACTGGTGGTGGCATTCCTTAACCGCATATAACAAAGAAACTAAAGAACCAAAAGCATTTTTCATAGAATACTTCGTATGCAACCCCGCCCTCGCAGAAGACAAACCAACATTAGGTCAAGACCCACAAAATAAAAAATCAGGAAAAAAACCATCATATTGCATGATAAAAGTCGGAAGTTGGGGAGAAAATCCAAAACAAATCCATAACTTTTATTCCATGAAAGATTTCCATTGTCCAGATAATAAATTAGACGTTAAAGTCGGAAATTGTACCCTAACTGAAACACATATGGAAGGATCATGCGAAGTAACCGAAAAAGAAGCAATAGACCATCCAGAGTACATGTGTGATGCAGGCAGTATGTCCTGGAACCTAGATATCAACAAACAGATAACATTTAATGTAGGATACGGTGCCAGCAAATTATTCAGAAAACTCAATTCATTCGAAATGTTCTGGCATGCAGAAGGAATTAAAACAGAATACAGTGGAACAATTACATTAGACGGCATCGAATATGAAGTCATACCCGAAAAATCATACGGATATGCAGATAAAAATTGGGGTGGAGACTTTACAAGTCCTTGGCTTTGGATATCATCATGCAATATTACCAGTTTAATTACCGGCAAAAAATTAGAAAACTCAGCTTTTGAAGCCGGTGGTGGAAGACCCAAAGCATTTGGAATTGAAATTCCAAGAAAATTGCTCATTGGATTTTATTACGAAGGAAAAATGTATGAATACAACTTCGCTAGATTCTGGAATCTAGTAAAAATAGATTTCGACTTTGTTGAAGGAGACGACGTTCATACCTGGACCATCCACGCATCAAATAAAGACTCATATATAGACATGGTATTATACTGTAAACGTGATGAAATGATGTTATTTAATTATGAGGCACCAAATGGACTTAAATTACATAACCGTTTATGGAATGGTGGAACAGGATATGGAGAAATAAAATTATATAAAAAAGATGGTACACTCATAGACCATGTTAAAATGGAAAACGCTGGTTGTGAGTATGGAGAATATGACAAATAA
- a CDS encoding aldo/keto reductase, translated as MEHITLTNGTKIPQLGFGVFQIPPENTKEIVKQAIEVGYRHFDTAQAYFNEAELGEAIKESGIKREEFFITTKVWHTSHGYQETKKACEESLKKLKTNYIDLYLIHQNIGDIYSTWKALEELYKENKVKAIGVCNFTPSRYVNLSLHSQIKPMINQIEVNPFYQQDQIETFYQKYETTVESWGPLAEGKNNIFNNQTLKKIAQKYEKTVAQIILRWIIQRGIITFPKSTKKERMTENINIFDFELKEEDMEKIKELETGIPIADIDSPEFVEAISKYEV; from the coding sequence ATGGAACACATAACATTAACAAACGGTACAAAAATACCACAACTAGGATTTGGAGTATTTCAAATACCACCAGAAAACACAAAAGAAATAGTAAAACAAGCAATAGAAGTAGGATACAGACACTTTGACACAGCACAAGCATACTTCAACGAAGCAGAACTCGGAGAAGCAATAAAAGAAAGCGGAATCAAAAGAGAAGAATTCTTCATCACAACAAAAGTATGGCACACAAGCCACGGCTACCAAGAAACCAAAAAAGCATGCGAAGAATCATTAAAAAAACTAAAAACAAACTACATAGACCTATACCTAATACATCAAAACATTGGAGACATATACTCAACATGGAAAGCATTAGAAGAATTATACAAAGAAAACAAAGTAAAAGCAATAGGAGTATGTAACTTCACACCATCAAGATACGTAAACCTATCACTACACAGCCAAATAAAACCAATGATAAACCAAATAGAAGTCAACCCATTCTATCAACAAGACCAAATAGAAACATTCTACCAAAAATATGAAACAACAGTAGAATCATGGGGACCACTAGCAGAAGGAAAAAACAACATATTTAACAATCAAACACTCAAAAAAATAGCACAAAAATATGAAAAAACAGTAGCACAAATAATATTAAGATGGATAATCCAAAGAGGAATAATAACATTCCCAAAATCAACCAAAAAAGAAAGAATGACAGAAAATATCAATATATTTGACTTCGAATTAAAAGAAGAAGATATGGAAAAAATAAAAGAATTAGAAACTGGAATACCAATAGCAGACATTGATAGTCCAGAATTTGTAGAAGCAATATCAAAATATGAGGTGTAG
- a CDS encoding GXGXG domain-containing protein gives MSEYTIDAKNMEEKDLTRSIKEHALNYDKLIIKNPQSRHNIAAGVTEEVKIEIDGSAGYFIGTMIDGPKIHVKNNAGWFAGDNMTKGELIIDGSAGDGAGQGIYGGTVVVRGDAGSRTGEIMKGGTVIIGGNSGFMTGLLMMGGQLIVLGDVTNDAGESIMRGTIYVLGEVKSLGKNAKMEQTTLEDQKELKTLLTKYGFEITDIDYTNFKKITNKSGKPLTE, from the coding sequence ATGAGTGAGTATACTATAGATGCAAAAAACATGGAAGAAAAAGATTTAACCCGTTCAATAAAAGAACACGCATTAAATTATGATAAACTAATCATCAAAAATCCTCAATCCAGACACAATATTGCTGCAGGAGTAACAGAAGAAGTAAAAATAGAAATAGATGGTTCAGCAGGATATTTCATAGGAACAATGATAGATGGCCCAAAAATACATGTGAAAAATAATGCAGGATGGTTCGCAGGAGACAACATGACCAAGGGCGAACTAATAATCGATGGAAGTGCAGGTGACGGAGCAGGACAAGGAATATACGGGGGAACAGTAGTAGTAAGAGGCGATGCAGGTTCACGTACAGGAGAAATCATGAAAGGAGGAACAGTCATCATAGGAGGAAACAGTGGTTTCATGACAGGACTACTAATGATGGGAGGACAACTAATAGTACTCGGAGACGTAACCAATGATGCTGGAGAATCAATCATGAGAGGAACAATATATGTTCTAGGAGAAGTTAAAAGTCTTGGAAAAAATGCTAAAATGGAACAAACAACATTAGAAGACCAAAAAGAACTAAAAACATTATTAACCAAATACGGATTTGAAATAACAGATATAGATTATACAAATTTCAAAAAAATAACAAACAAATCCGGAAAACCATTAACGGAGTGA
- a CDS encoding glutamine amidotransferase, with translation MCGIAGLIYKDKKTHSVGKSLTSMLGSLQHRGPDSAGFAIYGGLNLPKNHYQLNIEIKNKNELLNQVKTTLTQSSKIFNEEIIKSDEKDNIYRCEIKLENYSMLKQLITTLDEIEDIQVINGSQSFEMIKDIGKVKDISKRYNVSKRKGTHGIGHTRFATESGIDRYHAHPYQSYITPDITVVHNGQITNYWKIRDPLERKGHVFKTLNDTECIVHYIAEKLSQGYKLEETLEAAVKDLDGPFSILVGTPNGIGIAKDKLGLRPGVMAENDDIFAIASEEMSLQNVVNTEHVEQIAPGETRSYTI, from the coding sequence ATGTGTGGAATTGCAGGACTAATATATAAAGATAAAAAAACACACAGTGTGGGAAAATCATTAACTTCAATGTTAGGATCTTTACAGCATAGAGGACCAGACTCAGCAGGATTTGCAATATATGGTGGTTTAAATCTTCCAAAAAATCATTATCAACTAAATATAGAAATAAAAAATAAAAATGAACTACTAAATCAAGTTAAAACCACTTTAACACAATCAAGCAAAATTTTTAACGAAGAAATAATAAAATCTGACGAAAAAGATAACATCTACCGATGCGAAATAAAACTAGAAAACTACTCAATGCTAAAACAATTAATCACCACATTAGACGAAATCGAAGACATACAAGTAATAAACGGCTCACAATCATTTGAAATGATAAAAGACATAGGAAAAGTAAAAGACATATCCAAACGATACAACGTATCAAAAAGAAAAGGAACACACGGAATAGGACATACAAGATTCGCAACAGAAAGTGGAATAGACAGATACCATGCACACCCATATCAAAGCTATATTACACCAGATATCACAGTAGTACATAATGGACAAATAACAAATTACTGGAAAATCAGAGACCCATTAGAAAGAAAAGGACACGTATTCAAAACATTAAACGACACAGAATGCATCGTACACTACATAGCAGAAAAACTATCACAAGGATACAAACTAGAAGAAACATTAGAAGCAGCAGTAAAAGACTTAGACGGTCCATTTTCCATACTAGTAGGAACACCAAACGGAATTGGAATAGCAAAAGACAAACTAGGACTAAGACCAGGAGTAATGGCAGAAAATGATGATATATTCGCAATAGCATCCGAAGAAATGTCATTACAAAATGTAGTGAACACCGAACATGTAGAACAAATTGCACCTGGAGAAACAAGATCATACACAATATAA
- the glnA gene encoding type I glutamate--ammonia ligase gives MSTKDEKIDSIIKQIDEFDYKFLRLQFSDIHGIPKSMAVSLKKPDDIEDIIEEGLLFDGSSVPGFVGINDSDLLLKPDINTFSTLPWRPEEKGACRFICDIYNTDGSPFEGDPRGVLKKSLKKAENKGYQFNMGPEPEFFIIEQDEHGNYMPADQADYFDVEPLDKGTDIRREIVLGLEKLDFNIEVSHHEVAPGQHEIDFRFADALKTADAVITFKQAIKALVHNLGYDVTFMPKPFFGVNGSGMHCNQSLFKDGKNIFYDPDTESQLSQEALYFIGGLLKHAPALSCILSPTVNSYKRLVPGYEAPCYIAYGLKNRSTLLRIPASRGIGTRIECRSADPSCNPYLAFAVLLEAGLDGMDNKIDPGEPTEFNAFAYTPEELEEKGIKTLPTSLWEAYHSLEKDNVVKNALGDYVYNQFYNIKRQEWDDYRIQVFDYEREKYLNI, from the coding sequence ATGTCAACAAAAGATGAAAAAATAGACAGTATAATTAAACAAATAGATGAATTTGATTATAAATTCTTAAGATTACAATTTTCAGATATTCATGGTATCCCAAAAAGTATGGCAGTATCATTAAAAAAACCAGATGACATAGAAGATATAATCGAAGAGGGATTATTGTTCGACGGATCTTCAGTACCAGGTTTTGTAGGTATAAACGATAGTGATTTATTATTAAAACCAGACATCAATACATTCTCCACATTACCATGGAGACCAGAAGAAAAAGGTGCTTGCAGATTTATATGTGACATTTATAATACTGATGGAAGCCCATTTGAAGGAGATCCAAGAGGAGTACTAAAAAAATCCTTAAAAAAAGCAGAAAACAAGGGATATCAATTTAATATGGGTCCAGAACCAGAATTTTTCATAATAGAACAAGATGAACATGGAAACTACATGCCTGCAGACCAAGCAGATTACTTTGATGTTGAACCACTCGACAAAGGAACAGATATAAGAAGAGAAATAGTGCTGGGATTAGAAAAACTGGATTTCAACATAGAAGTAAGCCATCACGAAGTAGCACCAGGACAACACGAAATCGACTTCAGATTTGCTGATGCATTAAAAACAGCAGATGCAGTAATAACATTTAAACAAGCTATTAAAGCATTAGTTCATAATTTAGGATACGATGTAACATTTATGCCTAAACCATTCTTTGGAGTAAACGGTAGTGGAATGCATTGTAACCAAAGTTTATTTAAAGATGGAAAAAACATTTTCTATGATCCAGATACTGAAAGTCAATTATCACAAGAAGCATTATACTTTATAGGTGGACTGTTAAAACATGCTCCAGCATTATCATGTATTCTATCTCCAACCGTAAACTCTTATAAACGTTTAGTACCTGGATACGAAGCACCATGTTATATTGCATATGGACTAAAAAATAGGTCTACTTTACTAAGAATTCCTGCATCAAGAGGTATTGGAACAAGAATTGAATGTCGTTCTGCAGATCCATCATGTAACCCTTATTTGGCATTTGCAGTATTGTTAGAAGCAGGATTAGATGGAATGGATAATAAAATTGATCCTGGAGAACCAACAGAATTCAATGCTTTCGCATATACTCCTGAAGAGCTAGAAGAAAAAGGTATTAAAACTTTACCAACAAGTTTATGGGAAGCATATCATTCATTAGAAAAAGATAATGTAGTTAAAAATGCATTAGGGGACTATGTGTATAATCAGTTTTATAACATTAAACGTCAAGAATGGGATGATTATAGAATACAAGTGTTTGATTATGAACGTGAGAAATACTTAAATATATAA
- the xseA gene encoding exodeoxyribonuclease VII large subunit yields MNEKPVTVTQINRYINNKMKLDEQLSDINIRGEISNYKTYPSGHSYFTLKDKNSQISAVMFYGFRQYLKFEPKDGMKVIIRGNIEVYEKNGQYQLHAKKITEDGLGELHIAYEQLKKKLDDEGLFDESHKKQIPRYPKRIGVVTAQTGAAIRDIITTIKRRYPLCEVLVFSTLVQGDLAKFQIVEQIQKADGYDLDTLIVGRGGGSIEDLWPFNEEIVARAIFECETPVISAVGHEIDFTISDFVADLRAATPTAAAERAVPDIKELKDKVKQYNIRANNSINEMIFYYKNRLDDISNKQLFKSPTHIYDIKRMHLDNLLGRFDYISKNIINENRNKLFKLENSPVLRKPDSLIDKKKERFIRNLGKLEILNPLLTLKRGYSIAKKEDTVVSSVKDVDEGDELIIRFDDGEVNTKVI; encoded by the coding sequence ATGAATGAAAAACCTGTCACAGTTACCCAGATAAACAGATACATCAATAATAAGATGAAACTGGATGAACAACTTAGTGACATCAATATTAGAGGTGAAATATCTAATTATAAAACATATCCTAGTGGACATAGCTATTTTACACTTAAGGATAAAAATTCACAAATTAGTGCAGTGATGTTTTATGGTTTCCGACAATACCTTAAATTTGAGCCAAAAGATGGTATGAAAGTAATTATCCGAGGTAATATTGAAGTATATGAAAAAAATGGTCAATACCAGTTACATGCTAAAAAGATAACCGAGGATGGTCTGGGAGAATTACATATCGCATATGAACAGTTAAAGAAGAAATTAGATGATGAAGGATTATTCGATGAGTCACATAAGAAGCAAATTCCAAGATATCCTAAGCGTATTGGAGTAGTTACAGCCCAGACTGGTGCTGCCATACGTGACATTATCACTACCATTAAAAGAAGATATCCCTTATGTGAAGTTTTAGTATTTTCTACATTAGTTCAGGGAGACCTGGCTAAGTTCCAGATTGTTGAACAGATACAGAAGGCTGATGGATATGATTTGGATACTTTAATTGTTGGTCGTGGTGGTGGAAGTATTGAAGATTTATGGCCATTTAATGAGGAAATAGTTGCCAGAGCAATATTTGAATGTGAAACTCCTGTTATTAGTGCTGTTGGTCATGAAATTGATTTTACTATCAGTGATTTTGTTGCTGATTTAAGAGCTGCAACGCCCACTGCTGCTGCAGAACGAGCCGTACCAGATATTAAGGAATTAAAGGATAAAGTTAAACAGTATAATATTAGGGCAAATAATAGCATTAATGAGATGATTTTTTATTACAAGAATAGGTTAGATGATATTTCCAATAAACAGTTATTTAAAAGTCCTACACATATTTATGATATTAAGAGGATGCATTTAGATAATTTATTAGGTCGTTTTGATTATATTTCGAAGAATATTATTAATGAAAATAGGAACAAACTGTTTAAGTTAGAGAATTCCCCTGTTTTAAGAAAACCAGATTCTTTAATTGATAAGAAAAAGGAACGTTTTATAAGAAATCTTGGAAAATTAGAAATTTTGAATCCTCTTTTAACATTGAAAAGAGGGTATTCTATAGCTAAAAAGGAAGATACTGTTGTTTCTAGTGTTAAAGATGTTGATGAAGGTGACGAACTTATAATTAGGTTTGATGATGGAGAAGTTAATACTAAGGTGATTTAA
- a CDS encoding DUF4405 domain-containing protein — protein MSRKYAMTKRIIINTLLLTLTLIEFSKTYLIPEIHEIIGITLIFLIIIHLIQNRRYLQTRQNISILSITNTLLLITFLATIITGLLSSQLIPILNIHHISTNYLHKILAYITLLIISVHLGLNINKMINRADNKIKNKHIKQAIFIIMIILGIISFIQLDYFNHLTGNIGFSANNTNLIINILQYLSIVLAITLITHYMNDNIKKQNSTKKE, from the coding sequence ATGAGTAGAAAATATGCAATGACAAAAAGAATCATCATAAACACACTACTATTAACACTAACACTAATAGAATTCTCAAAAACATACCTAATACCAGAAATACATGAAATTATTGGAATAACACTCATATTCTTAATCATAATTCACCTAATACAAAATAGGAGATACTTACAAACAAGACAAAATATCAGCATACTCAGTATAACGAACACTCTCCTACTAATAACATTCTTAGCAACAATAATAACTGGATTACTATCCAGTCAACTAATCCCAATACTAAATATACATCATATATCAACCAATTACTTACACAAAATTCTAGCATATATTACATTATTAATAATCTCAGTACACCTGGGATTAAACATTAACAAAATGATAAACAGAGCAGATAATAAAATAAAAAACAAGCACATAAAACAAGCAATATTCATAATCATGATAATACTGGGTATAATATCATTCATACAGTTAGATTATTTTAATCATCTGACAGGAAATATAGGATTCTCGGCAAATAACACTAATCTGATCATAAACATATTACAATACCTGAGTATAGTACTAGCAATTACGCTGATAACACATTATATGAACGATAATATTAAAAAACAAAATTCTACAAAAAAAGAATAG
- the xseB gene encoding exodeoxyribonuclease VII small subunit — translation MNDLSFEESLEMLEEIVNKLENGDVPLDEAIDEFNNAMQLVKNCNDKLSSAEESIAKIVKENGDLIDFNVNE, via the coding sequence ATGAATGATTTAAGTTTTGAAGAAAGTTTAGAAATGTTAGAAGAGATTGTAAACAAATTAGAGAATGGAGACGTGCCTTTAGATGAGGCTATTGATGAATTTAATAATGCAATGCAATTAGTAAAAAATTGTAATGATAAATTATCCTCTGCGGAGGAATCTATTGCAAAAATAGTTAAAGAAAATGGGGATTTAATAGATTTTAATGTTAATGAATAA
- a CDS encoding flavodoxin, producing MKQKIISILIILIILGCGITTLNAATNEETTANKILNQKNTEDTKILVAYFSRTGENYNVGNTEVGNTAMIASYIKEYLKADSYEIIPVNKYPIGYDECLDIAKKEQQENARPEIQNKVENIDKYDTIIIGYPIWYGDTPMIINTFLEQNNLEGKNILLFNTHEGSQDAGTYKKIAEKMSSSKVNTNGLAVQGQTARTNEGKQQTIEWLKQQGY from the coding sequence ATGAAACAAAAAATAATAAGTATATTAATAATACTCATTATACTTGGATGTGGAATAACAACACTAAATGCAGCTACAAATGAAGAAACAACCGCTAATAAGATACTAAACCAGAAAAACACAGAAGATACAAAGATACTGGTAGCTTATTTCTCAAGAACAGGAGAAAACTATAACGTAGGAAACACAGAAGTAGGAAACACGGCAATGATAGCATCATACATAAAAGAATACCTGAAAGCAGACAGCTACGAAATAATACCAGTAAACAAATACCCAATAGGATACGATGAATGCCTAGACATAGCAAAAAAAGAACAACAAGAAAATGCCAGACCAGAAATACAAAACAAAGTAGAAAACATAGACAAATACGATACAATAATCATAGGATATCCAATATGGTATGGTGATACGCCAATGATAATAAACACATTCCTGGAACAAAACAATCTTGAAGGAAAAAACATATTATTATTCAACACACATGAAGGATCACAAGATGCAGGAACATACAAGAAAATCGCAGAAAAAATGTCATCCTCCAAAGTTAACACAAACGGATTGGCAGTTCAGGGACAAACAGCAAGAACAAATGAAGGAAAACAACAAACAATTGAATGGCTAAAACAACAAGGTTACTAA
- a CDS encoding ABC transporter permease, whose amino-acid sequence MNYFKLILKNPFRNKTRSFLAIVGIAIGIATIVALGMITVSLEDSTETTLKDGSAEITATKIGSSMSTSSGNLNESYIEELSKIEGVEKTAGMLESRVIDTSNTNESNRFGNTLYGAKKDDLSIVGINNVNGSIFDESKDELIVGKSLADEENYTIGDTIDVYGNEFKITGIYETGSIFYDSAMYTNLERLQNITDNEGEISSISIKIKKDANLTTVNDKIKSEYNNTLSTITTEEMSQTIDDTLGMINSATTAIEALAIIIGGLGVINTMMMTVFERTREIGVLKSVGWTKKRILAMIMGESIVLTILSGIIGSVLGVLAVIILFKFTGDDMTIIFNTVVFIKAFAVALSVGIIGGLYPAIKASRLSPTEALRYE is encoded by the coding sequence ATGAATTATTTTAAATTAATATTAAAGAATCCCTTTAGAAATAAAACCCGTAGCTTTCTAGCTATTGTTGGTATTGCAATAGGTATTGCTACCATAGTTGCCTTAGGCATGATTACAGTTTCTTTAGAGGATTCTACTGAAACAACATTAAAAGATGGCTCAGCAGAGATAACTGCCACAAAGATTGGTAGTTCTATGAGTACATCCTCTGGAAATCTTAATGAAAGTTATATCGAAGAATTATCAAAGATAGAAGGTGTTGAAAAGACTGCTGGAATGCTTGAAAGTAGAGTTATTGATACATCAAACACTAATGAATCAAATCGTTTTGGTAATACATTATATGGAGCCAAAAAGGATGATTTAAGTATTGTTGGTATAAATAATGTTAACGGCAGCATATTTGATGAAAGTAAAGATGAATTAATTGTTGGAAAAAGTCTTGCTGATGAAGAGAATTATACCATCGGTGATACCATAGACGTTTATGGTAATGAGTTTAAGATTACAGGTATATACGAAACCGGATCCATATTTTATGATAGTGCAATGTATACTAATCTTGAAAGATTACAGAACATTACCGACAATGAAGGAGAAATATCCAGTATATCCATAAAGATAAAAAAGGATGCTAATTTAACCACAGTTAATGATAAAATTAAAAGTGAATATAATAACACTTTAAGTACTATTACAACAGAGGAAATGTCACAAACTATTGATGATACTTTAGGTATGATTAATTCAGCAACCACTGCTATTGAGGCATTAGCTATAATTATTGGTGGTCTTGGTGTTATTAATACGATGATGATGACAGTATTTGAAAGAACTCGTGAAATTGGCGTATTAAAATCTGTTGGTTGGACTAAAAAAAGAATATTGGCCATGATTATGGGTGAATCTATTGTTTTAACCATTCTCTCTGGTATTATTGGATCTGTTTTAGGAGTACTGGCAGTTATAATTTTGTTCAAATTTACTGGTGATGATATGACCATCATATTTAATACAGTTGTATTTATCAAGGCTTTCGCTGTTGCGTTAAGTGTTGGAATTATTGGTGGATTATATCCTGCTATTAAAGCTTCACGATTATCACCTACAGAAGCATTACGTTATGAATAG